One window of Elaeis guineensis isolate ETL-2024a chromosome 11, EG11, whole genome shotgun sequence genomic DNA carries:
- the LOC105053896 gene encoding ras-related protein RABH1b, protein MAPVSALAKYKLVFLGDQSVGKTSIITRFMYDKFDNTYQATIGIDFLSKTMYLEDRTVRLQLWDTAGQERFRSLIPSYIRDSSVAVIVYDVSSRQSFLNTSKWIEEVRTERGSDVIIVLVGNKTDLVDKRQVSIEEGEAKARELGVMFIETSAKAGFNVKALFRKIAAALPGMETLSSTKQEDMVDVNLKATSANSTQSQGPSGGCNC, encoded by the exons ATGGCTCCGGTCTCCGCCCTCGCCAAGTACAAGCTGGTGTTCTTGGGGGATCAGTCGGTGGGGAAGACCAGCATCATCACTAGATTCATGTACGATAAGTTCGACAACACCTACCAG GCTACAATTGGCATTGATTTTCTGTCGAAGACCATGTACCTTGAAGATCGAACTGTCAGACTACAGCTTTG GGACACAGCTGGGCAGGAGAGATTTAGGAGCCTAATTCCAAGCTACATTCGAGACTCCTCTGTTGCGGTCATTGTTTATGATGTCTCAA gcCGACAGTCTTTCCTAAATACTTCAAAGTGGATCGAAGAGGTTCGCACAGAGAGGGGTAGTGATGTTATCATTGTCCTTGTTGGGAACAAGACTGACCTTGTTGACAAGAG GCAAGTCTCAATAGAAGAAGGAGAAGCCAAAGCACGAGAGCTTGGTGTCATGTTTATTGAAACAAGTGCCAAAGCTGGCTTCAACGTAAAG GCATTGTTCCGGAAAATTGCTGCTGCACTGCCAGGGATGGAGACTCTCTCATCAACAAAGCAGGAAGACATGGTTGATGTGAACTTGAAGGCTACCAGTGCGAATTCAACCCAGTCACAGGGACCATCTGGAGGATGCAACTGTTGA
- the LOC105053895 gene encoding uncharacterized protein translates to MRCKRHPSDNGVGVCAPCLRERLLALLADHADDPPHHRRKPERLPPPPPLQFPRSVSPYVCRLRSVDPAPSRLSRVYFSTRRVDPSSSTAAAGGCWRSGSGKSSFPSSLFGNSRSEKAESDSGISEASRSSSWLSVLLHGHRKKKKKKKKNSRPFAAEEEAAKRSCPARERGMSPDTDYSASGNECAPESPGSWWRSSPSSKRRPAAYHHRHHRAWGLAGFAVCLSPLMRVSPGHRRSQEAAEVGFSGELRGTLKPHHGRHVSSGAASLGPSRSRKPVDFGRFR, encoded by the coding sequence ATGAGGTGCAAGCGCCACCCGTCCGATAACGGCGTCGGCGTCTGCGCCCCCTGCCTCCGCGAGCGCCTCCTCGCCCTCCTCGCGGACCACGCCGACGACCCTCCGCACCACCGCCGGAAGCCGGAGCGCCTGCCACCTCCGCCGCCCCTTCAATTCCCACGATCTGTCTCTCCCTACGTCTGCCGCCTCCGATCCGTCGACCCCGCCCCTTCCCGCCTCTCCCGCGTCTACTTCAGCACCCGCCGGGTCGACCCGTCCTCCTCCACCGCCGCCGCCGGCGGCTGCTGGAGGAGCGGCTCCGGGAAGTCATCTTTTCCGTCGTCCCTCTTCGGGAACTCAAGATCCGAGAAGGCCGAGTCCGATTCCGGTATCTCGGAGGCTTCCAGATCGAGTTCTTGGCTCTCGGTTCTCCTCCACGGCCaccggaagaagaagaagaagaagaagaagaattctaGGCCATTCGCGGCGGAGGAGGAGGCCGCAAAAAGGTCGTGCCCGGCAAGGGAACGGGGAATGTCGCCGGACACGGATTACTCCGCGTCGGGAAACGAGTGCGCCCCGGAGTCACCGGGGAGCTGGTGGAGATCGAGTCCATCATCGAAGCGGCGGCCGGCTGCGTATCACCACCGTCATCACCGAGCCTGGGGGCTTGCGGGCTTCGCCGTCTGCCTGAGCCCGCTGATGAGGGTGAGCCCCGGCCACCGACGGAGCCAGGAGGCAGCGGAGGTGGGGTTCTCCGGAGAGCTCCGGGGCACCCTAAAGCCGCACCACGGCCGCCACGTGTCTAGCGGGGCTGCCTCGCTCGGCCCGAGCCGGTCGAGGAAGCCGGTCGACTTTGGCAGGTTCCGATGA